The Saccharothrix violaceirubra genome segment CCACGACCGACCACATCGTGGCCGCGAGCGAGGACGCCGGGCTCGACGCGGGCCTGCCGAAGGCGGTCCAGGACCTCTACCACCGGGCGATCGCGGCCGGGCGCGGCGGCGAGAACTGGACCGCCCTGGTCGACCTGATCCGCCGCTGATCCGGTCCGGGTGCGCGGCACCGGCCGCGCACCCGGCGGAACATGAGGTATTAACGCAGGTCCCCGGTACTCCGCCTCCACACGAGGGCAGCCGCCGCTCCCCCGAAAGGTGAGTCCTCAGAAGGTGAGGCACCGGCCATGACCGACGACATCGGCTCCGGCAACCGCAGACTCCTCGACCTCGTCACCCGCAGACAGCGCGCCGTGCTCGACGACCCCACCGCGTTCTTCCCCTGGCGCCGGCCGTGCACCGTGAAGACGCTCCTGGTCACCGACGGCATCCTGGACTTCGGCCTCGGCGACTTCGGGTTGCGCACGTTCGTCGACGTGCTGATCAACGACAAGCGCTCGTACGTCCGCTTCGACCTCACCGTCGCGCACTTGAGCGCGACCGTGTCGAACGCGGCCGTGCTCCAGGGCGTGCCGGGGATCTCCCGAAGCATCAAGGGATTCGTCTTCGACGACCCCGACCACTTCACGCCCGAAACGTACGACGTGGTGTGGCTGTTCGGCTTCGACTCGTTCATCCACGGCGTCGACTACCCCAACCGCACCGCCGACCCGGCCCGCTACCCGGCCACGCGGCTCGGCGACGCCGAACTCGACGCGTTGACCGCCCACGCCAACCGGGGCGGCGGGCTGTTCGGCACCGGCGACCACGGCTCGATCGGCAGCGCGCTGTGCGGCTCGGTCGACCGGCTGCGCGGCCAGCGCCACTGGCAGGACTTCGGCGCGAGCGAGGTCGGCATGACCACCGCCCGGCGCAACGACTCCAACCGGATCGGCCACGACGCGGGCTCGCAGTTCAGCGACCAGAGCGACGACGTGCCCCAGGTGCTCGACCTCAAGCTCTACAGCACCCGAGTCGGCCTGCTGAAGGCCGCGCGCTACCCGCACCCGGTCCTGTGCAGCCGCCTGGGCCGCATCGACGTGTTCCCCGACCACCCGCACGAGGGACAGGTTCGCGTGCCGCCGAACCTCGGCCTGTCGTGTCGGGACGGCAGCCCCGAGTACCCGGACGCCGCCGGCGGCGGCCAGGTCGTGCCTGAGATCGTCGCCACCGGACGGGTGCCGGCCGGCAACACCGCGTCGTCGAACGGTGGGCTCAACCTCAAGACGCCCACCATCGCGCACACGTTCGGGGTCGTGGCCACGTACGACGGTCACCGGGCCGGGGTGGGTCGCGTGGTCACCGACTCCACGTGGCACCACTTCGTGAACGTGAACCTGATCGGCGTGGTCGAGGGCGGCCTGTTCGACGACTTCGTGGGACCCGGCCCGGGGCCGGGCACGCCCGGCACGCACTTCTCCAAGCACATCGGGTTCCTGGCGTCGCCGTCCGGGCGGGCCGCGTTGGACAAGATCCGCGAGTACTACGTCAACGTCGGCGTGTGGCTCGCGCCACCCGCCCGGATCAAGTGCATGAACAGCAGGTTCTGGTGGGAGCTGCTGTGGTCGGACCGGATCGTCGAGGCCACCCTCCAGCGGCCCGACCTGACCCTGGACAAGGTCGCGCTGCCCGAGCTGTTCCACATCGGCGTGCACGCGCGTGACGTGCTCGGCCGGCACGCGGGCGCGTGCCGGACCCTGCACTGGGTGTTCCCGCTGATCGTCGACCTCCAGGTGGAGCTGCGGCCGTGGATCGACCCGTGGTGGCCCGGCGACGACCGGCGCGAGGTCGACCCGCCGCTGCCGTGGCTCGACGTCCAACCGCTCGTGGACGTCGCCGTTGGCGGCGCGCTGGTGGCGTTGCGCGGCGCGTTCCCGCATCCCGGGACGGACGTCGACTTCGACGACAAGGCCCGCGAGGTGGCTTTGAAGGGCGCCCGCACCGCCTACGAGCGGGGGCTGGAGCGGTTCCGGGGTGACCTGAAAGGCGCGCTGCGGTTCACCTTGCCGGGGGAGGAGACGGGGGTTCGTTGAAGCGTTGGCACTCGCATGGGTAGAGTGCCAGATGCACGGCACCAGCGACCGCCCCGACCCCCGCGACGGCGGGGTGGCAGGAGCCGTAAACGCAACCTGCCAACGCTTTCGACGACCGTGGAGGTCAGCCCGGTGAGCGTGAACATCAAGCCGCTCGAAGACAAGATCCTGGTCCAGGCCAGCGAGGCCGAGACCACGACGGCCTCCGGCCTCGTGATCCCGGACACCGCGAAGGAGAAGCCCCAGGAGGGCAAGGTCCTCGCGGTCGGCCCCGGCCGGATCGACGACAAGGGCAACCGCGTGCCGGTCGACGTCGCCGTGGGCGACGTCGTCGTCTACTCCAAGTACGGCGGCACCGAGATCAAGTACAACGGCGAGGAGTACCTGATCCTCTCCGCCCGCGACGTGCTGGCCGTCGTCAACTGACGACCCCGCTGTCATGAGGCGCCCCGGCGGCCCCACCCGGGGTCTTCGGGGCGCTTCCGCTTCCAGGAGAGGCTCACGTAATGCCCAAGCAGATCAGCTTCGACGAGGACGCTCGTCGGGCGCTTGAGCGCGGCGTCAACAAGCTGGCGGACACGGTCAAGGTCACCCTTGGCCCGCGTGGTCGCCACGTCGTGCTCGACAAGAAGTTCGGCGGCCCCACCGTCACCAACGACGGCGTGACCATCGCCCGCGAGATCGAGCTGGACGACGCGTTCGAGAACCTCGGCGCGCAGCTCGCCAAGAGCGTGGCCACCAAGACCAACGACGTGGCCGGCGACGGCACGACGACCGCGACCGTCCTGGCCCAGGCCATGGTCCGCGTCGGCCTGCGCAACGTCGCCGCGGGTGCCAACCCGACGGCGCTGGGCCGGGGCATCCAGTCCGCCGCCGACGCCGTGGTCGAGGCGCTCAAGTCCAAGGCCACCCCGGTCAAGGGCCGCGACAACATCGCCCAGGTCGGCACCGTCTCGTCGCGTGACGAGTCGATCGGCGCCCTGCTCGGCGAGGCCATCGAGAAGGTCGGCGAGGACGGCGTGATCACCGTCGAGGAGTCCTCGACGCTGGCCACCGAACTCGTCGTCACCGAGGGTGTGCAGTTCGACAAGGGCTACATCTCGGCGCACTTCGCGACCGACCTCGAGGCCCAGGAGACGGTGTTCGAGGACGCCCGCATCCTGCTGCACCGCGAGAAGATCTCGGCCCTGGCCGACCTGCTGCCGGTGCTGGAGAAGGTCGCCGAGTCGGGCAAGCCGCTGGTGATCATCGCCGAGGACGTCGAGGGCGAGGCGCTGTCCACCCTGGTCGTGAACGCGCTGCGCAAGACCCTGCGCGTCGTCGCGGTCAAGGCGCCGTACTTCGGCGACCGCCGCAAGGCGTTCCTGGACGACCTCGCGGTCGTCACCGGCGGCCAGGTCATCGCGGCCGAGGTCGGCCTGAAGCTGTCCGAGGCCGGCCTCGACGTGCTGGGCAGCGCCCGGCGCATCGTGGTCTCCAAGGACAACACCACGATCGTCGACGGCGGCGGCACCAAGGCCGACGTCGCGGGTCGCGCGGAGCAGCTGCGCCGCGAGATCGAGGCGACCGACTCCGACTGGGACCGCGAGAAGCTCCAGGAGCGGCTGGCCAAGCTCTCCGGCGGCATCGCGGTGATCAAGGTCGGCGCGGCCACCGAGACCGAACTCAAGGAGCGCAAGCACCGCATCGAGGACGCGGTCGCCGCGACCAAGGCCGCGGTCGAGGAGGGCATCGTGCCCGGCGGCGGTTCCGCGCTGGTGCACGCCGCCAAGGTGCTCGACGGCGGGCTCGGCCTGACCGGCGACGAGGCGACCGGCGTGGCCGTGCTGCGCGAGGCGCTGGGTTCGGCGCTGTTCTGGATCGCCGCGAACGCGGGCCTCGAAGGCGCCGTCGTGGTGAACAAGGTCCGCGAGGGCGACTGGGGCTTCGGCCTCAACGCCGCCACGCTGGTCTACGGCGACCTGCTCGAGGCCGGGATCATCGACCCGGTCAAGGTCACCCGTTCCGCGGTGGCGAACGCCGCCTCGATCGCGCGCATGGTGCTCACCACCGAGAGCGCGGTCGTGGAGAAGAAGGAAGAGGAAGCCCCCGCCGCGGCCGGTCACGGTCACGGCCACGGCCACTGACCCCAGCGGCCAGGGCGGCTCGCATCGCCGGTCCCGGTAGTCCGCTCGACCCGTCGGGGGTGCCGATCCTGGTAGGCGGGTCGTCCGACCTGCCGAAGGTCGGTTTCCCGGTGGGTCGGACGACCCGCCGGCGGTCGGTCGCCCGGATCGCCTGATCCGGGCGGGCAGGCCCCCGGGTCGGCGGGCCACCGGGTACGCGTTCGGGTTCCGACGCGAAGGGGCGGCACGGAGGACTTGTCCTCCGTTGCCGCCCCTTCCGCGTGCCGCCGCTCTTCAGGCCATGGTGAGTTGCCGCTTGCGGGCCTTGATGATGGTGTCGCGTTCGGACTCGGAGAGCCCGCCCCATATTCCGTACGGCTCCTGCACCGCCAACGCGTGCCTTCGGCACATCTCCAGCACCGGACAGGAGAGGCACACGGCCTTGGCCCGTGCTTCCCGCCGTGCGCGTGCCGGTCCGCGTTCACCGTCCGGGTGGAAGAAGAACGCACTGTCCATGCCGCGGCAGGAGCCGCGCATCTGCCAGTCCCACAGATCCGCGTTCGGACCGGGAAGCCTTCGGGTGTCCGCCATCTAGACCGCCTCCTTGGCCCAAGGACCAATACTCCGTTCGGCCTAACGATGATCCACCGTAGAACCGCGTCAAAACTTGTTCAAGGGGGTGCCCGACTGAACCTGGTCAATTCATTCGATGGGTGATCACCCCGAAGTCGCCCGTGACCGGAGGTGAACGGACGAAGCGCCGGCGACCAGGCCCGTCGGCCATGCCGGGGCGTTGTCGCACGACGCGACGGAATCCGTTGCGGCACAAGGTGATCGAGCCCACCGGGCACCACCCGGGGTGGAGCCGCCCGCCATGGTCCCGACGTGGCGCCGGCCGCGACGCGTACCCCTGATCGCCGGTTCCATGCGAACTCTGTGATCACACAACCGGGCGACACCACGAATACGCACCGACGGGCACCGCCGCCCGAAACGCACACCGCGCACGCACCACCGCGCTGAATCTCCGGTACCGGGCCGACGAAGCCCTCACGGGCCCACGAGCCCACCACGCCCCACCCACCGGACCGATCGCGAACAAGATCATCACCGGGCCCGCGACACCGCCGCCCCCCGCCGCCCGTCGACACGCCCCGACCGTGCCGCCCCGACCACGTCGACCGCCTGGACGGCCACGTCGATCGAAAGCCTCGACCCATCCGGGCATCCAGCCGGTCGACCACCGGCAGGCCACCTGGACCGCATCGACCGGCCGCTCCACCGCCGGCCACCTCCACCGGTCCGGAACAGGCCGAGGGGGACCCGGCACGGGCTCCGGGTGCGGTGCCGCCGGGTTCGGCGCGCTGCGTGAGGATGCCGTGGGGCGTGGCAGAGGTGAGTCGCGCCGGGTCCGGTGCGTCGGGGTCCGGCGCTGGGTAGGTCCGGTGCCGGGTAGGGCTGTGCCGGGTGGGTCCTGCGTTGCCGGTCCGGAGTCGTGTGGGCCTGGCGTCGTGGGTGTGGTGCCGGGTGGGCGTCGTGGGTGCGGCGCGGTGAGGGTGTGGCGCGGCGGCTGCCTCCGCACGACATCCCGTCCAGCCGACCCGGTGATCGACCCGCCGCCCGGGCCTTGGGCGCGTGTCGATCGTCCCCACCCCTGACGGCACGGGTTCCGGATTCCTGCGTCGTCCGGCCGAGGGTGATCACCTCCCGAGGACCGGCCGTGCGCGCTCGTCCTATCCACCCCGTGCCCCGCCGTCGAGGCGGGGGTCGGGCCGACGCGCTCCTCGGCCCGACCGCCGACCCGACGGGCGGGTGGTCGGGGTCGTCCCGCACCCGCCGAAGGCGACGTTCCGTCACCATCCGGTGGTCGTGGCGATCCGACCGCCGACGCACCCGCCCGCCCTCGCGGGTGGGCCCCCGGTACGCGACAGACCCTCGCGTCCTGTCCCGTCCCGGGGACCGCGTC includes the following:
- the groES gene encoding co-chaperone GroES codes for the protein MSVNIKPLEDKILVQASEAETTTASGLVIPDTAKEKPQEGKVLAVGPGRIDDKGNRVPVDVAVGDVVVYSKYGGTEIKYNGEEYLILSARDVLAVVN
- the groL gene encoding chaperonin GroEL (60 kDa chaperone family; promotes refolding of misfolded polypeptides especially under stressful conditions; forms two stacked rings of heptamers to form a barrel-shaped 14mer; ends can be capped by GroES; misfolded proteins enter the barrel where they are refolded when GroES binds) → MPKQISFDEDARRALERGVNKLADTVKVTLGPRGRHVVLDKKFGGPTVTNDGVTIAREIELDDAFENLGAQLAKSVATKTNDVAGDGTTTATVLAQAMVRVGLRNVAAGANPTALGRGIQSAADAVVEALKSKATPVKGRDNIAQVGTVSSRDESIGALLGEAIEKVGEDGVITVEESSTLATELVVTEGVQFDKGYISAHFATDLEAQETVFEDARILLHREKISALADLLPVLEKVAESGKPLVIIAEDVEGEALSTLVVNALRKTLRVVAVKAPYFGDRRKAFLDDLAVVTGGQVIAAEVGLKLSEAGLDVLGSARRIVVSKDNTTIVDGGGTKADVAGRAEQLRREIEATDSDWDREKLQERLAKLSGGIAVIKVGAATETELKERKHRIEDAVAATKAAVEEGIVPGGGSALVHAAKVLDGGLGLTGDEATGVAVLREALGSALFWIAANAGLEGAVVVNKVREGDWGFGLNAATLVYGDLLEAGIIDPVKVTRSAVANAASIARMVLTTESAVVEKKEEEAPAAAGHGHGHGH
- a CDS encoding WhiB family transcriptional regulator: MADTRRLPGPNADLWDWQMRGSCRGMDSAFFFHPDGERGPARARREARAKAVCLSCPVLEMCRRHALAVQEPYGIWGGLSESERDTIIKARKRQLTMA